The Ascochyta rabiei chromosome 5, complete sequence genome has a segment encoding these proteins:
- a CDS encoding homeodomain mating type protein alpha2, producing MDDFFDFEQLERDSTLYGNGFDAGHENDMLDHGVMAMDWQPVLADVPALPLSDGNTPRNESTQQLDDRPTQQYPLSEVLHQPPALLIPQAAALAWPVEHLPTPGGYRQHHQLDYPPSSSLQARDAICLASRDTNDASASDLCSARKTPLLPHGPTQSSSNDMPITQSKHFPLLTARASLPTRHASSASWKPASAKRKGPQSRIPIEARQMLEEEFAANPYPHGWEMEIIAHQANLDVKKVRNWFNNTRARKKGQELDTTNRADPFDSTRSLKPKLSKDDLEALGQQADEAVQLPQPPLALYLAQSYQEEGVDLTDLQAAMDSDSFSGSGYSDRGAWSASRRGSAVDSIVSSEGTAPTTYTVSSNGSRSNVSSFGRERRRGRRRMAWNESPHTRSINGVNSAGQPQQDLPFFCTFCPRAFKTKYEWIRHEDSVHALRTTWICCDTRSASLLSCPFCGHMHPDEAHMATHKYHQCRSKPEAQRTFYRRDHFVQHLHHVHFANAKHPSVRVGCQARLLASEGHNFGCKELSMKWRKFGAPMKKDDPMLHCGFCGKKSKDWSERCEHVAEHLVAHELNRSVWWPDRKENHLENLYSTTPFESFRCRYCLKVFTDIQAMNEHSHCRVWSCRFLQSFDDVAAENAGPPLCPDFPSAKAHHCHLCGTGYRAVHIEHAHNYHRYRSCNQEFYESEDAFLQHLHNFHGASQPALLRGNAIIEQTFMRNKGASFEPVEFNESMQPCHMDLTTTPLTPFTVEKPGTTAPLSERRDQKQLKKYSPVRKQSVNTSTREPAEASKAPRQRSDTATTKADSHEPRFVRLSTYIPFTSSRIFYSRSPKSSEVPRDAHAVLEEMPKPHLTSLVMSAGLISMAVARWTIKPEKHSKHSMVELVLEEAVD from the exons ATGGATGACTTTTTCGACTTTGAACAGCTCGAAAGAGACAGTACGCTGTACGGCAACGGCTTCGACGCCGGCCATGAGAATGACATGTTGGATCACGGCGTCATGGCCATGGACTGGCAGCCCGTGTTGGCTGACGTTCCTGCGCTGCCTTTGTCAGATGGGAATACGCCACGCAATGAAAGCACCCAGCAGCTTGATGACCGCCCCACGCAGCAATACCCCTTGTCCGAGGTCTTGCACCAGCCACCGGCCTTGCTGATCCCACAGGCAGCGGCGCTTGCTTGGCCCGTCGAACATCTGCCAACGCCTGGTGGCTATCGACAGCACCACCAGCTTGACTACCCACCTTCATCATCACTCCAGGCACGTGATGCCATCTGCCTCGCCAGTAGAGACACTAACGACGCATCTGCAAGTGATTTGTGCTCGGCGCGCAAAACACCCTTGCTACCCCATGGACCCACGCAGAGTAGCTCCAATGATATGCCCATCACACAATCCAAGCATTTCCCTCTCCTCACCGCCAGAGCATCGCTACCGACTCGTCACGCCTCCTCCGCAAGCTGGAAACCTGCATCTGCCAAGCGCAAGGGGCCGCAGAGCCGCATTCCGATTGAAGCCCGGCAGATGCTCGAAGAGGAGTTTGCCGCCAACCCGTATCCTCATGGGTGGGAGATGGAAATCATCGCGCACCAAGCAAACCTCGATGTGAAGAAGGTCCGCAACTGGTTCAACAACACCCGCGCAAGGAAAAAAGGCCAAG AACTCGATACCACAAACCGCGCAGATCCTTTTGATAGCACGCGTTCGCTCAAACCCAAGCTCTCCAAAGACGACCTGGAGGCCCTCGGTCAGCAAGCGGACGAGGCGGTCCAGCTGCCCCAGCCGCCTCTAGCACTCTACCTTGCACAGTCCtaccaagaagaaggcgtGGATCTTACTGACCTACAAGCTGCCATGGATAGCGACTCTTTCAGCGGTAGCGGCTATTCCGACAGAGGCGCATGGTCGGCTTCCAGGAGAGGCTCTGCAGTCGATTCCATCGTGTCGTCCGAAGGCACAGCACCGACCACCTACACCGTGTCTTCGAACGGCAGTCGCAGCAATGTCTCGTCTTTTGGCCGGGAACGACGGCGTGGCCGCAGACGCATGGCCTGGAACGAATCCCCTCATACTCGCTCAATCAATGGTGTCAACAGCGCGGGCCAACCTCAGCAAGACCTGCCCTTCTTCTGCACCTTTTGTCCTCGAGCTTTCAAGACCAAATACGAATGGATACGGCACGAAGATTCTGTACACGCCCTTCGCACAACCTGGATATGCTGTGACACGAGGAGTGCATCTCTCCTGTCATGCCCATTCTGTGGTCACATGCACCCTGACGAGGCTCACATGGCGACTCACAAGTACCACCAATGCCGGTCCAAGCCTGAGGCACAAAGGACATTCTACCGTCGTGACCATTTCGTGCAGCATCTGCACCACGTTCACTTCGCAAACGCCAAACACCCATCAGTCCGCGTAGGATGCCAGGCGCGCCTGCTAGCATCTGAAGGGCACAACTTCGGTTGCAAAGAGCTTTCCATGAAATGGCGCAAGTTTGGTGCACCCATGAAGAAGGACGACCCTATGCTGCATTGTGGCTTCTGTGGGAAGAAGTCCAAAGACTGGTCAGAGCGCTGCGAACACGTCGCTGAACATCTAGTTGCTCACGAACTCAATCGATCCGTATGGTGGCCGGACCGAAAGGAGAATCATCTCGAGAACCTGTACTCAACCACACCTTTCGAATCGTTCCGCTGCCGATACTGTCTAAAGGTCTTTACAGATATCCAGGCCATGAATGAGCACTCTCATTGTCGCGTCTGGAGTTGCCGGTTCCTACAGAGCTTCGACGACGTCGCCGCCGAGAATGCTGGTCCACCGCTCTGTCCGGACTTTCCCTCCGCAAAGGCTCATCACTGCCATCTCTGTGGGACTGGCTATCGTGCTGTGCACATCGAGCATGCACACAACTACCACAGGTACCGATCTTGCAACCAAGAGTTCTACGAATCCGAGGACGCCTTCCTCCAACATCTGCACAACTTCCATGGTGCGTCTCAGCCGGCGCTGCTGCGAGGAAATGCCATCATAGAGCAGACCTTCATGCGGAACAAGGGTGCTTCATTTGAGCCCGTGGAGTTCAATGAGAGCATGCAGCCTTGTCACATGGACCTTACAACAACGCCCCTTACACCCTTCACTGTCGAGAAGCCAGGAACTACTGCACCTCTCAGTGAGAGGCGGGATCAAAAGCAGCTTAAAAAGTATTCGCCTGTGCGGAAGCAGTCTGTAAACACAAGTACACGAGAGCCCGCAGAGGCGTCGAAAGCGCCGCGGCAGCGCTCAGACACAGCCACGACGAAAGCCGACTCCCATGAACCACGTTTTGTTCGCCTCAGTACTTATATCCCATTCACGTCCTCACGCATATTCTATTCGCGCAGCCCAAAGTCTTCCGAAGTACCCAGAGACGCTCATGCGGTACTCGAAGAGATGCCGAAGCCTCATCTGACTTCCTTGGTCATGAGTGCCGGCCTCATCAGTATGGCCGTAGCACGTTGGACCATCAAACCAGAGAAGCACTCAAAACATAGCATGGTCGAGCTCGTTCTTGAGGAAGCTGTCGATTGA